Genomic window (Deltaproteobacteria bacterium):
AAGACTGCCCCGCCTGAACAGATTGAAGAGGTATATAAAGCCCTTGTCCTCGGAACAAGGGACTATGTAAAAAAGAATAATTTCCTTCATACAGTTATTGGTTTAAGCGGAGGCATTGATTCTTCACTGGTTGCAGCGGTAGCAGTAGACGCACTTGGAAAAAAGAATGTTACAGGTGTATTTATGCCCTCTCAATATTCCTCAAAAGAGAGTCTTGCAGATGCAGAGGCACTGGCTAAAAATCTTGATATTGAGTTTATAATCATCCCTATCCATAATACCTTTGATGATTATCTGAAGATTCTGTCAGATACCTTTAAGAATAGAAAACCTGATGTTACAGAAGAAAATATTCAGGCAAGGATAAGAGGGAATATCCTGATGGCAATCTCAAACAAATTTAACTATCTTGTGCTTACAACAGGTAATAAGAGCGAGATGAGTGTTGGTTATACTACCCTTTACGGTGATATGGCAGGGGGATTTGCTGTTATAAAGGATGTGCCAAAGACCCTTGTCTATAAACTATCTGAATACAGAAATTCTGCTGCAGGAATAGATATAATCCCTGACAGGGTGCTGCAAAAGGCACCAACAGCAGAACTCCGTCCAAACCAGAAGGACCAGGACACACTGCCGCCTTATGAAGTCCTTGACCACATATTAAAGGCATATGTAGAAGAAGACAGAAGTTTTGAGGAAATTGCGGCAATGGGATTTGAGGAAGGTATTGTAAAAAGGGTTATACGGCTGGTTGATATATCTGAATATAAGAGAAGGCAGTCCCCTCCCGGAGTTAAGATAACCCCCCGTGCATTTGGCAAAGACAGGAGGATGCCGATTACTAATCGGTATGCGAGTTATTAAACAGAAAAGTGTATGATCCAGTTATATCATGTGTATAAAACCTATGAAAAAAATAGTCCTGCCCTCACTGACATATCATTTATTGTAGAAAGGGGTGAATTTGTATTTCTGACAGGTCCATGCGGCGCTGGAAAGACCACCCTTTTAAAACTCATCTTCTGCACAGAAAAACCAACTGATGGACAGATAATAGTTGATAACAAAAATGTGTCAAAACTTAACAGAAAACATATTGCTTTACTGCGTAGGCAGATAGGGTTTATATTCCAGGACTTTAAACTCCTTAATAACAAGACAGTATATGAGAATATTGCCCTTCCACTTAAGATTATCGGATGTCCGCACAGAGACATTAAGAAAAGGGTTGGTACGGTTCTATCGTATCTTGAATTACTTGACAGGGCAAATTATAAGGCATCTGTCCTATCAGGCGGGGAACAGCAAAGGGTGGCAATTGCAAGGGCGCTTGTCAAAGGCCCCGCGATACTCCTTGCAGATGAGCCAACAGGCAACCTTGACCC
Coding sequences:
- the ftsE gene encoding cell division ATP-binding protein FtsE produces the protein MIQLYHVYKTYEKNSPALTDISFIVERGEFVFLTGPCGAGKTTLLKLIFCTEKPTDGQIIVDNKNVSKLNRKHIALLRRQIGFIFQDFKLLNNKTVYENIALPLKIIGCPHRDIKKRVGTVLSYLELLDRANYKASVLSGGEQQRVAIARALVKGPAILLADEPTGNLDPSLTDSIMRYFLDINKKGATVVVATHDSAVISRLKKRTIVLENGKVAG